One Chitinophaga parva DNA segment encodes these proteins:
- a CDS encoding glycosyltransferase family 2 protein: MHPENKIQPLVSIVTVNYNNAAVTAALMASLKTISYPNLEVIVVDNASTEDPGEQVLREYENAKIIYSDKNLGFAGGNNLGIKQAKGEYLFLVNNDTEFTEGLIEGLLEVFYQHPDAGLVSPKFHYFFNKGTIEYAGYQAVDPVTGRNGMIGCREQDHGQYDQLAVTHYAHGGGMMTSAAAIKAVGLMPEVYFLYYEEFDWCEQFKKKGYQVYYQPKSLIYHKESMTTGKNSPLKTYYITRNRMLFMRRNVKPFSRALFMGYFILLTIPKNTLQFLIRREGVHMKAFWRGIYWNIKHFKTDDICAG, from the coding sequence ATGCACCCGGAGAATAAAATACAACCACTCGTTTCTATCGTCACTGTTAATTACAACAATGCAGCAGTTACGGCAGCACTGATGGCTTCCCTGAAAACCATCAGCTACCCCAACCTGGAAGTGATCGTGGTGGACAATGCTTCCACAGAAGATCCCGGGGAGCAGGTACTGAGGGAATACGAAAATGCAAAAATTATCTACAGCGATAAAAACCTGGGCTTTGCCGGGGGCAATAACCTGGGTATTAAACAGGCAAAAGGCGAATACCTTTTCCTGGTGAATAACGATACCGAATTTACCGAAGGATTGATAGAAGGATTGCTGGAAGTCTTTTACCAGCACCCGGATGCGGGCCTCGTGAGCCCCAAGTTCCATTACTTCTTTAACAAAGGCACCATAGAATACGCAGGCTACCAGGCCGTGGACCCCGTAACCGGGAGAAACGGGATGATAGGATGCCGGGAGCAGGACCACGGGCAGTATGACCAGCTGGCGGTGACCCACTATGCGCATGGTGGTGGTATGATGACCTCCGCTGCGGCCATCAAGGCAGTAGGGCTGATGCCGGAAGTATATTTTCTCTACTATGAAGAATTTGACTGGTGCGAGCAGTTCAAGAAAAAAGGATACCAGGTGTATTATCAGCCCAAGTCGCTGATCTATCATAAGGAATCAATGACCACCGGGAAGAACAGCCCTTTGAAAACATACTACATCACCCGGAACCGCATGCTGTTCATGCGCCGGAATGTAAAACCCTTTTCCAGGGCACTGTTCATGGGATACTTCATTTTGCTGACCATCCCCAAAAATACCCTGCAGTTTTTAATACGGAGGGAAGGGGTGCACATGAAGGCCTTCTGGCGTGGGATCTATTGGAATATTAAGCATTTTAAAACGGACGACATATGTGCGGGATAG
- a CDS encoding response regulator: MKKTILLVDDSMPMLFLLEAVLGKEYAIVTAQDGLVAMSWLMNGNKPDLIVTDLQMPNIDGWELLNYISGSYLFQDTPVLVLSGFYKENTGDLHLKCPNVREVIQKPFDPTKLMQKIGYLLSGTLSVSA, from the coding sequence ATGAAAAAGACAATTTTGTTAGTAGATGATAGTATGCCAATGTTATTCTTACTGGAGGCGGTGCTTGGTAAGGAATACGCGATCGTAACAGCACAGGACGGACTTGTAGCAATGTCCTGGTTAATGAATGGGAATAAACCAGACCTGATCGTTACAGATCTGCAGATGCCGAATATAGACGGATGGGAGTTATTGAATTATATCTCCGGTAGTTATTTGTTTCAGGACACCCCAGTGCTGGTGCTTTCCGGCTTTTATAAGGAAAACACCGGTGACCTTCACCTGAAATGCCCCAATGTAAGAGAAGTAATACAGAAGCCTTTCGACCCCACCAAACTAATGCAGAAGATCGGCTACCTCTTGAGTGGTACGCTGTCTGTTTCTGCTTAG
- a CDS encoding PA14 domain-containing protein codes for MIRNLHYLLLLLLLCCYLPIHGQSALNANDPVVTYDPANPPPTPAYDQITKWVRTVRMSYNTDSYKCYIYKNMAFRLKFPKSYVQGVNDGKKYPIYLFFHGVGEAGTIYDDEYHLLWGGQTWMNRVDNGTFDGFLLYPQSQGGYWGPNDYDNLKSLVDSIVASAKGDPDRLIVNGLSAGGWGTWEFTMRYPQLTAASLPMSAMAVDYQNHIDLYKFTPMWLFQGGLDGNPAPYTTNTVVAAIQAAGGDIKLTTYPNDSHNTWLDAWNEPDFTPFMLRANRLNPVPLYGTTTFCPGESVTVGIAPGYQQYEWQKDQVTIANGTSNFIVATAPGSYRVRALLPNGWTGWSPVPLVLSYKPNTPAPTITTSPALASNVLPAPDGSTSVTLQVPTGMVSYKWIKGGDTTTTLSTTNTLTASTPGAYAVKTLATGYCLGAYSDSFRVVNSTGINGPDGISGLSVSSFTKTQINLSWVENPNPAYNEKYFEVYRATQASGPFTLIGKNTANVVTYSDNGLIPNTTYYYKVRPVNDNAAGPVSTVLQGKTAVDSFPPTVPGSLAVSSYTNNQVVLTWTAATDDAGVAGYDIYANGVLVTSVGTVLTGTVTGLTDGTLYNFYVKSRDVSGKSSTKSNQVTIRTRKANLNYKLYSGSWSTLPNFNSLTPVQTGKAYIPDLTVVPSATTTNYALMWTGYIKIPVTGTYKFETNSDDGSKLYFNKTYSSTTTATVNNDGAHSATYASGTVTNVAAGVYPITVTYFQATGGATMEVYWTSTQAGITTRQLIPSDAFIDTSIVNGTIPAAPSGLTVTVNNYSKLNLAWTDNSTNETGFEIYRSTSSGGTYAIVATVAPGVKTYTDTLLNASTAYYYKIRAIGQYGESAYTAVATATTAAKPLPPAVPGTPVAQALSTSVVKLTWADNATNETGFEVYRSLTDSLHFSFLKAAAPGVSGQGTASDSTLAANTVAYYKVRAVGEGGYSAFTKAVGAKSLNNPPVIDNISGLTIRYGTSQTISVNASDPDNDALTFSIYNNPGFITVQQSGGNTSIVLAPGNSQQGTFNTGVIVTDVNNGKDTAFFTVVVNDNYPPVIDSIPAVSVDEGVTKQVKLSLKDLNAGNTFTWTAIQLPSFATLQSVNDTCLLTFAPGYAAAGTYLVTVKAVDNAGGTDTKSFVLTVADKPTPNYSLYLNFELNNPAPAPWNNITGATSNLLNNSGQPTAAGIRFDESWWATGTEGATTGNNTGVYPDAVMSQYLYFGSLSGFFNGAPSMHGHISGLETNRTYTVKFFGSSKWWAPQPDNGSTQYTINGVTKTLAVQNNTTNLAVFENVTADTSGEIKFTLSVPAGGQVGYLNAMEIVAGGAGDTTTHPANQPPVITNIAAQTLKAGDTIHIPVIGTDPENDAITYSGYQLPSFVTVVPANGTAAPYLLVQPTTGQAGQYNNIGVIGTDTHGNSDTAIFNLTVTNPAVDTSGYKVLLNFELNAPAPAPWNNITGTTTTALKNNAGQTTSIGLRFDESWWATGTEGATTGNNTGVYPDVVMSQYLYFGSLSGFFSGSPTMTGHLSGLDAGKTYAVKFFSSSKWWAPQPDNGSTQFTINGLSQTLYAQNNTTNVVTFSGLVPNANGEIVFTCSIPTGGQVGYLNAIELVAGSSAAPTNHPPVINTIADTTLSAGSSIAIPVVASDADGDPLTFTTVNLPSFVTLTQSGTTRSLAVNPTVSNSGTYSNISLIVRDSYGAADTTTFNLTVTPPAGSTGSSKVLLNFRLNADAPAPWNNIGGATANLKNDAGQTTSIGIRFDESWWAAGVEGATTGNDSGVYPDVVLGQYLYFGSLSGFFSGASVMHGHLSGLSANATYTLKFLSDSKWWAPQPDNGSTQFTVNGVSKTLYAQNNTSTTADFTGLTADANGEIAFTLSIPAGGQVGYLNAMEIDITNNNTQTLGAQTMFAAPSTMQTTKVDAGPMQVNAYPNPFTTTLAVDITLGKEANTMQFEIIDLSGRKVYTEVRKNVPAGRSLVRLNSLGQIAERGLYFLRVTTNAGETQTIKLVKQ; via the coding sequence ATGATTCGAAATTTACACTACCTACTGTTATTACTGCTGCTTTGCTGCTATCTCCCTATACACGGGCAGTCAGCTTTAAATGCCAACGACCCGGTTGTCACGTATGACCCGGCCAATCCCCCGCCTACCCCCGCTTATGACCAGATCACAAAATGGGTAAGGACGGTGAGGATGAGCTATAACACGGATTCCTACAAGTGTTATATCTACAAGAACATGGCATTCCGCCTGAAATTCCCCAAGAGCTACGTGCAGGGCGTAAATGATGGGAAGAAATATCCCATCTACCTCTTCTTCCATGGTGTGGGTGAAGCAGGAACGATCTACGACGATGAATACCACCTGCTCTGGGGCGGTCAAACCTGGATGAACCGGGTAGACAACGGCACCTTTGATGGTTTCCTCCTTTATCCCCAAAGCCAGGGTGGCTATTGGGGCCCCAACGATTATGACAACCTGAAATCACTGGTCGATTCTATCGTGGCCAGCGCCAAGGGTGATCCGGACCGCCTGATCGTAAACGGCCTTTCCGCAGGCGGATGGGGCACCTGGGAATTTACCATGCGTTATCCGCAACTCACCGCGGCATCACTGCCCATGAGCGCCATGGCAGTGGATTACCAGAACCACATTGACCTGTACAAGTTCACCCCCATGTGGCTTTTCCAGGGCGGCCTGGATGGTAACCCTGCCCCCTATACGACAAACACCGTGGTAGCGGCCATACAGGCGGCAGGCGGTGATATAAAGCTTACCACTTACCCGAATGATTCGCACAATACCTGGCTGGATGCGTGGAATGAGCCTGACTTTACGCCTTTCATGTTAAGGGCAAACAGGCTGAATCCCGTACCCCTTTACGGCACCACTACTTTCTGTCCCGGTGAGTCTGTAACCGTCGGCATTGCACCCGGCTACCAGCAATATGAGTGGCAGAAAGACCAGGTGACCATTGCCAATGGCACTTCCAATTTTATCGTGGCCACTGCCCCCGGCAGCTACCGCGTAAGGGCATTACTGCCCAACGGATGGACCGGCTGGTCTCCTGTACCCCTCGTACTTTCTTACAAGCCTAACACCCCCGCTCCCACCATTACTACTTCACCGGCACTGGCCAGCAATGTGCTGCCCGCGCCCGATGGCAGTACCAGCGTAACACTGCAGGTGCCCACCGGCATGGTAAGCTATAAATGGATAAAAGGCGGCGACACCACTACCACATTAAGCACTACCAATACACTGACCGCTTCTACCCCAGGTGCTTATGCCGTAAAGACACTCGCTACCGGCTATTGCCTGGGCGCTTACTCAGATAGCTTCCGCGTGGTGAACAGCACCGGCATCAATGGTCCCGATGGCATCAGCGGCCTGAGTGTAAGCAGCTTTACCAAAACACAGATCAATCTCTCCTGGGTTGAAAATCCCAACCCGGCCTACAACGAGAAATATTTCGAGGTATACCGCGCCACACAGGCCAGCGGTCCGTTTACGCTGATCGGTAAGAATACGGCCAACGTAGTCACCTACAGCGACAATGGCCTCATCCCCAATACAACTTACTACTACAAAGTAAGGCCTGTAAATGACAACGCAGCAGGTCCTGTTTCCACTGTGCTGCAGGGCAAAACAGCAGTTGACTCCTTCCCGCCCACGGTTCCCGGTTCCCTGGCTGTTTCCAGCTACACGAACAACCAGGTAGTACTCACGTGGACGGCTGCTACAGACGATGCAGGCGTTGCGGGCTACGACATTTATGCAAATGGCGTACTGGTAACTTCTGTGGGCACGGTGCTCACCGGCACGGTGACCGGTCTTACGGATGGCACCCTGTACAACTTCTACGTGAAGTCCAGGGATGTATCCGGCAAGTCCTCCACGAAGAGCAACCAGGTAACCATCCGCACCCGGAAGGCAAACCTGAACTACAAGCTCTATTCCGGCTCCTGGAGCACACTTCCCAACTTCAACAGCCTTACGCCGGTACAAACAGGAAAAGCCTACATCCCCGACCTGACCGTAGTACCGTCTGCCACCACCACTAACTATGCGCTGATGTGGACGGGCTATATCAAAATACCGGTAACCGGCACCTATAAATTTGAGACCAATTCCGACGATGGCAGTAAGCTGTACTTCAACAAGACGTACTCCAGCACCACTACCGCTACGGTGAATAATGACGGTGCCCACAGCGCCACCTATGCATCCGGCACGGTGACCAACGTGGCGGCAGGTGTATACCCCATCACGGTAACCTACTTCCAGGCCACTGGCGGTGCTACCATGGAGGTTTACTGGACCAGCACCCAGGCAGGCATCACTACCCGCCAGCTGATCCCCTCAGACGCGTTCATTGATACCAGCATTGTAAACGGGACCATCCCCGCTGCACCTTCCGGCCTCACGGTCACTGTGAACAATTACAGTAAACTGAACCTGGCCTGGACAGATAACAGCACCAATGAAACAGGTTTCGAGATTTACAGGAGCACCAGCAGCGGCGGCACTTACGCCATTGTGGCTACTGTAGCCCCCGGCGTGAAGACGTATACCGATACGTTGTTGAATGCATCTACCGCCTACTACTATAAAATAAGGGCCATAGGCCAGTATGGCGAGTCTGCATACACTGCTGTGGCCACTGCCACCACCGCGGCCAAACCCTTGCCCCCGGCGGTGCCCGGTACGCCGGTAGCACAGGCGCTTTCCACTTCCGTGGTGAAACTCACCTGGGCAGACAATGCTACCAATGAAACAGGTTTTGAAGTATACCGCTCCTTGACGGACAGCCTGCATTTCAGCTTCCTGAAAGCCGCTGCCCCCGGTGTATCCGGCCAGGGCACCGCGTCCGACTCTACGCTGGCTGCCAATACCGTGGCTTACTACAAAGTAAGAGCAGTGGGCGAAGGCGGTTATTCTGCCTTCACCAAAGCTGTGGGTGCTAAATCGCTCAACAATCCCCCGGTTATTGACAATATCAGTGGCCTTACCATCCGCTATGGTACTTCGCAGACGATCAGCGTGAATGCAAGCGACCCGGATAATGATGCCCTGACCTTCAGCATCTACAATAACCCCGGCTTTATCACCGTGCAGCAAAGCGGCGGCAATACGTCCATCGTACTTGCCCCGGGCAACAGCCAGCAGGGTACGTTCAATACAGGCGTGATCGTTACAGACGTGAACAACGGTAAAGACACGGCATTCTTCACCGTGGTAGTAAATGACAACTATCCCCCGGTTATTGATTCCATCCCGGCAGTAAGCGTGGACGAAGGCGTGACCAAACAGGTAAAACTGAGCCTGAAAGACCTGAACGCCGGCAACACCTTTACCTGGACAGCCATCCAGCTTCCCTCCTTTGCTACTTTGCAAAGCGTGAATGATACCTGCCTGCTCACCTTCGCCCCGGGCTATGCTGCCGCAGGCACTTACCTGGTTACCGTAAAAGCAGTGGACAACGCAGGTGGCACAGATACGAAGAGCTTTGTACTGACGGTAGCGGATAAGCCAACGCCGAACTACTCGCTGTATCTCAACTTTGAACTGAACAATCCCGCACCGGCACCCTGGAATAACATTACCGGTGCTACCAGCAACCTTTTGAACAACAGCGGCCAGCCCACCGCAGCAGGCATCCGCTTCGATGAATCCTGGTGGGCCACCGGCACGGAAGGCGCTACTACCGGCAACAACACCGGTGTGTACCCCGACGCGGTAATGAGCCAATACCTTTACTTTGGTTCACTGTCCGGCTTCTTCAACGGTGCCCCGTCCATGCACGGGCATATCAGCGGCCTGGAAACCAACCGCACTTACACGGTTAAATTCTTTGGCAGCAGCAAATGGTGGGCTCCGCAGCCTGATAACGGCAGCACCCAATACACGATCAACGGTGTCACCAAAACACTGGCGGTACAGAACAACACCACCAACCTGGCAGTGTTTGAAAACGTGACCGCAGATACCAGTGGTGAGATCAAGTTCACCCTGAGCGTGCCCGCAGGCGGACAGGTAGGTTACCTCAATGCCATGGAAATTGTGGCTGGCGGCGCAGGCGATACGACCACCCACCCGGCTAACCAGCCCCCGGTGATCACCAACATTGCCGCACAGACCCTGAAGGCCGGCGACACGATCCATATTCCCGTGATCGGAACAGATCCTGAAAATGATGCGATCACTTACAGCGGCTATCAACTGCCCTCGTTTGTAACAGTGGTACCGGCCAACGGCACTGCCGCACCTTACCTGCTGGTACAACCCACCACCGGCCAGGCTGGCCAGTACAACAACATTGGGGTGATAGGCACTGATACGCATGGCAACAGCGATACCGCTATCTTCAACCTCACGGTGACTAACCCGGCTGTAGACACCAGCGGATATAAAGTACTGCTCAACTTTGAGCTGAACGCCCCCGCTCCCGCCCCGTGGAACAACATTACCGGCACTACTACCACCGCCCTGAAAAATAATGCAGGACAAACTACCAGCATCGGTTTAAGATTCGATGAAAGCTGGTGGGCTACCGGCACAGAAGGCGCCACCACCGGCAATAACACCGGTGTGTACCCGGATGTGGTGATGAGCCAGTACCTGTACTTTGGTTCACTGTCCGGCTTCTTCTCCGGCTCCCCCACGATGACAGGTCACCTGTCTGGCCTGGATGCAGGAAAGACCTACGCGGTGAAATTCTTCTCCAGCAGTAAATGGTGGGCCCCGCAGCCGGACAATGGCAGCACCCAGTTTACCATCAACGGCCTGTCACAAACATTATACGCACAGAATAACACCACAAATGTTGTAACCTTCTCCGGCCTGGTGCCCAATGCGAATGGTGAAATCGTATTCACCTGCAGCATTCCCACCGGCGGGCAGGTAGGTTACCTCAATGCCATAGAACTGGTAGCCGGAAGCTCCGCAGCACCCACCAATCATCCGCCTGTCATCAACACTATCGCAGATACTACACTGTCTGCCGGCAGCAGCATCGCCATCCCGGTGGTGGCCAGTGATGCAGACGGAGATCCGCTGACCTTCACCACGGTGAACCTGCCGTCTTTCGTTACCCTGACGCAAAGCGGCACCACCAGGTCCCTGGCGGTAAACCCGACAGTGAGCAACAGTGGCACATATAGCAACATCAGCCTCATTGTACGCGATTCCTATGGTGCGGCAGATACTACTACTTTCAACCTGACGGTAACACCGCCGGCCGGCAGCACCGGTTCGTCTAAAGTATTACTGAACTTCAGGTTGAATGCAGACGCACCTGCCCCGTGGAATAACATAGGCGGTGCAACGGCCAACCTGAAAAATGACGCAGGCCAGACAACGAGCATAGGCATCCGCTTTGATGAAAGCTGGTGGGCTGCCGGTGTGGAAGGCGCCACTACCGGTAACGACAGCGGTGTGTACCCGGATGTGGTACTGGGCCAGTACCTCTACTTCGGTTCCCTGTCCGGCTTCTTCTCCGGTGCGTCCGTGATGCACGGTCACTTGTCCGGATTGAGCGCCAATGCCACTTATACCCTCAAGTTCCTGTCTGACAGTAAGTGGTGGGCTCCCCAGCCGGATAATGGCAGCACCCAGTTCACGGTGAATGGCGTAAGCAAAACGCTGTATGCACAAAACAATACCTCCACTACCGCAGACTTTACCGGCCTTACGGCAGATGCCAATGGCGAAATAGCCTTCACCCTGAGCATCCCGGCCGGTGGCCAGGTAGGTTACCTGAATGCGATGGAAATTGATATTACGAACAACAACACCCAGACGCTTGGCGCACAGACCATGTTCGCCGCACCGTCTACCATGCAAACCACCAAAGTGGATGCAGGCCCCATGCAGGTAAATGCATATCCGAATCCGTTCACCACCACACTGGCGGTAGACATTACCCTGGGCAAGGAAGCCAATACCATGCAGTTTGAGATCATAGACCTCAGCGGCAGGAAGGTTTACACCGAGGTCAGGAAGAATGTGCCTGCTGGCAGATCCCTGGTGAGACTGAACAGCCTTGGCCAGATCGCGGAAAGAGGCCTTTATTTCCTCCGTGTAACGACCAATGCAGGTGAAACTCAGACGATTAAGCTGGTAAAGCAATAA
- a CDS encoding glycosyltransferase family 2 protein, with protein MSILIAICFTSLFIVGYHYILYPLLLFILIRAKRILVKQPAPPAAAFTPPITLLVAAYNEEDFIGDKIRNTLAIQYPGELVQYIFITDGSTDRTNEIIKQYPQITLLYEPQRAGKTMAINRAMQFVRTPVVILSDANTMLNPDAATLLVSHFRMPDTGAVAGEKKVLNTTGGAESQGEGMYWKYESLLKKWDAELYSVMGAAGELIALRTSLYEALPADTILDDFMLSFHINMKGYKVAYEPAAYAQETASASLQEEYKRKTRIAAGGYQAISRLLPLLNPFKYPRITWQYVSHRVLRWTLVPWGLVIAWISNLLLLMLMKPGTTYYHFIYITGIIQLLFYAAAFAGYLLALRQIKVKYLYVPFYFVFMNIAVIAGSFKFYRKMQSATWERSKRSVAAG; from the coding sequence ATGTCAATATTAATCGCTATCTGTTTTACCAGTCTGTTCATAGTAGGATACCATTATATCCTATACCCCCTGCTGCTGTTTATCCTCATCCGGGCTAAACGGATCCTGGTAAAACAACCAGCCCCGCCGGCAGCAGCCTTCACCCCGCCCATAACCTTGCTGGTGGCGGCTTACAACGAGGAAGACTTTATCGGGGACAAGATCCGGAACACCCTGGCCATCCAATATCCCGGGGAGCTGGTGCAGTATATTTTTATCACCGACGGCTCTACAGACCGTACCAATGAGATCATAAAGCAGTACCCACAGATCACCCTGTTATACGAACCGCAACGCGCCGGGAAAACAATGGCTATTAACCGGGCCATGCAGTTTGTGCGGACCCCGGTTGTCATTTTATCAGATGCCAATACCATGTTAAACCCTGACGCCGCCACATTACTGGTGTCGCATTTTCGTATGCCCGATACCGGTGCCGTGGCCGGGGAAAAGAAAGTGCTCAATACCACGGGTGGCGCGGAGTCGCAGGGAGAAGGCATGTACTGGAAATATGAGTCCCTCCTCAAAAAATGGGATGCAGAATTATACAGCGTTATGGGCGCCGCCGGGGAGCTGATTGCCCTCCGGACTTCCCTGTACGAAGCGCTCCCGGCAGATACCATCCTGGATGATTTCATGCTCTCCTTCCACATCAATATGAAAGGCTACAAAGTAGCGTATGAGCCGGCAGCCTATGCGCAGGAAACCGCCTCGGCCTCCCTGCAGGAAGAGTACAAGCGCAAGACCAGGATCGCCGCAGGCGGCTACCAGGCCATTTCCCGGCTGCTGCCACTCCTGAACCCGTTTAAATATCCGCGCATCACCTGGCAATATGTCTCACACCGCGTACTGCGGTGGACACTGGTGCCATGGGGCCTGGTCATTGCATGGATCAGTAACCTGCTGCTGCTTATGCTTATGAAACCAGGCACTACATATTACCATTTTATATATATTACAGGAATAATCCAATTATTATTTTATGCTGCTGCTTTTGCAGGCTACCTGCTGGCGCTGCGCCAGATCAAGGTGAAGTACCTCTACGTTCCCTTCTATTTTGTATTTATGAACATTGCGGTGATTGCGGGCAGCTTCAAATTTTACCGGAAAATGCAGTCCGCCACCTGGGAACGTTCTAAAAGGAGTGTGGCAGCGGGCTGA
- a CDS encoding sugar transferase: MNTFTADLLKNEYIQTVNTKVITLNAPDREKFILVVGTSKMEQALQEKGFAFIHVKQLKDVRKTLTVFQEITNEMPVAVVCQYAKGLENNLQEYWSNGGSFPPLAQMPFFILADEKPIEDVQHFRARFRFVDDIITPNAWDHLEAKIATITKFKKISSFPAGEQQEVAAPRYTRHFLSNFMKRGLDLVVAPAILLPLLPVMLLIALLIRLESKGPVFYAATRAGRNYKVFKFYKFRTMVPDADKKLKELQHLNMYTDKKDGPVFFKVSNDPRITRLGKFLRNTSLDELPQLLNVIKGDMSLVGNRPLPLYEATTLTTDSYAERFLAPAGITGLWQVKKRGKKEMSIEERIELDISYAHQRSFRYDMWLILNTPKALVQKDDV, from the coding sequence ATGAACACCTTTACCGCTGATCTACTGAAAAACGAATACATTCAGACCGTTAACACGAAAGTGATCACGCTGAATGCCCCCGATCGTGAGAAGTTTATATTGGTCGTAGGAACATCGAAAATGGAGCAGGCACTGCAGGAAAAAGGCTTTGCATTTATCCATGTGAAACAGCTAAAGGATGTCCGGAAAACGCTGACCGTTTTCCAGGAAATAACAAATGAAATGCCTGTAGCTGTAGTGTGCCAGTATGCAAAAGGATTGGAAAATAACCTGCAGGAGTACTGGAGCAATGGTGGGAGCTTCCCGCCGCTGGCCCAGATGCCCTTCTTTATCCTTGCGGATGAAAAGCCAATAGAAGATGTCCAGCATTTCCGTGCCCGGTTCCGCTTTGTGGATGATATCATCACTCCTAATGCCTGGGACCACCTGGAAGCGAAAATTGCTACTATCACCAAGTTTAAGAAGATCAGCAGTTTCCCCGCCGGCGAGCAGCAGGAGGTAGCCGCCCCAAGATACACCCGTCATTTCCTGAGCAACTTTATGAAACGTGGACTGGACCTGGTGGTGGCCCCGGCCATCCTGCTCCCGTTACTGCCGGTCATGCTGCTCATCGCATTGCTGATCCGGCTGGAATCCAAAGGCCCTGTCTTTTATGCAGCCACCCGCGCCGGCCGCAATTATAAAGTTTTCAAGTTCTATAAGTTCAGGACCATGGTGCCCGATGCCGATAAAAAGCTGAAGGAACTGCAACACCTGAATATGTACACCGATAAAAAGGACGGCCCCGTATTCTTTAAAGTGTCCAACGATCCCCGCATTACCCGCCTGGGAAAATTCCTGCGCAATACCAGCCTGGATGAATTGCCCCAATTACTGAACGTGATCAAGGGTGATATGTCGCTCGTGGGCAACCGGCCTTTGCCCCTGTATGAAGCAACAACGTTAACGACAGACAGCTATGCAGAGCGCTTCCTGGCACCGGCCGGCATCACCGGGCTGTGGCAGGTAAAGAAACGTGGTAAAAAAGAAATGTCCATTGAAGAAAGGATTGAACTGGATATTTCCTACGCACACCAGCGTTCTTTCCGCTACGACATGTGGCTGATCCTCAATACGCCCAAGGCGCTTGTTCAAAAAGATGATGTGTAA
- a CDS encoding glycosyltransferase, with protein MLLILAFIVFIYLAACVTYNLVLAIAGGLKQRSRLPYQDETTFGRIAILIPAYREDEVIISTVQSYQHLNYPAGKYEVVVIADSLQPATIATLRELDVKVIEVSFEKSTKAKSLNVAFQQLGDDYDMALISDADNILAADFLLKANYLYQQGHEAIQGQRVAKNLDTPFAILDAANEIIANHLYRKGANALGLSSSVIGSGMVFHYPMIKEILQEIQATGGFDKVLQLLVVERGVSIAYLEDAYVYDEKIAHSAVFENQRKRWIASQIVYLRTFWARGWKALFKGQVNYFNLSVCQNALMPRMLLLFILTIGTLLSLVLKPYLGDAWWWMPVLFVLNAITMLIPIPAKFFTNYLFTALLAMPKAVLIMVKLMFRLKGADKTFIHTKHTQTGINNPLLHAPGE; from the coding sequence ATGTTGTTGATCTTAGCATTTATAGTTTTTATATACCTGGCTGCATGCGTTACCTATAATCTCGTGCTGGCTATTGCAGGGGGGCTGAAACAGCGCTCCCGCCTTCCTTACCAGGATGAAACAACGTTTGGAAGGATTGCTATACTTATTCCCGCTTACCGGGAAGATGAAGTCATTATTTCAACTGTCCAGAGCTATCAGCATTTAAATTATCCTGCCGGTAAATACGAGGTAGTAGTGATTGCAGACTCCCTGCAGCCTGCTACCATAGCTACTTTGAGGGAACTGGATGTGAAGGTGATCGAGGTTTCCTTTGAGAAAAGCACCAAAGCAAAATCCCTGAACGTAGCATTCCAGCAGTTAGGGGACGATTACGACATGGCGCTGATAAGTGATGCCGATAACATACTGGCCGCAGACTTCCTGCTGAAGGCCAATTACCTGTACCAGCAAGGCCATGAGGCCATACAGGGGCAGCGCGTGGCCAAGAACCTGGATACGCCTTTCGCCATCCTGGACGCGGCCAACGAGATCATTGCCAACCATCTTTATCGCAAAGGCGCTAATGCACTGGGGCTTTCTTCTTCCGTGATCGGCTCCGGGATGGTATTCCATTATCCCATGATAAAGGAAATACTCCAGGAGATACAGGCCACCGGCGGGTTTGATAAAGTGCTGCAATTACTGGTGGTAGAGAGGGGCGTCAGCATCGCCTACCTGGAAGATGCGTATGTGTATGATGAGAAGATAGCACATTCCGCTGTGTTTGAGAACCAGCGCAAAAGATGGATAGCCAGCCAGATCGTGTACCTGCGCACATTTTGGGCCAGGGGCTGGAAAGCCCTGTTCAAAGGGCAGGTGAATTATTTCAACCTGTCTGTGTGCCAGAACGCGCTCATGCCCAGGATGCTGTTGCTTTTCATCCTTACCATAGGTACCCTGCTCAGCCTTGTGCTGAAGCCATACCTGGGGGATGCATGGTGGTGGATGCCGGTGCTGTTTGTACTGAATGCCATTACAATGCTGATCCCCATCCCGGCTAAGTTTTTCACCAACTACCTGTTTACCGCCCTGCTGGCCATGCCCAAGGCGGTGCTGATCATGGTAAAACTGATGTTTCGCCTGAAAGGTGCCGACAAGACATTCATTCATACCAAACACACCCAGACAGGTATTAACAACCCATTGTTACATGCACCCGGAGAATAA